Sequence from the Bremerella volcania genome:
GACGTTCCGCTGGGGAGCTTCTCGCCGAACTCGCTCAAACGCTCTGACGTTTCGTTGACCCACAACGTGACCGTGCCGCCGTACAAGATGGCGTCGTTCGTGCGGCCAATGCCCACCACGTCGTCGGCGGCAATCGGCGGCAGCGGAGCGGCTCCGAAGCCGCTGGCGATCTTCGACAGGTCGAACTTCAGTTCGTGCAACTTGTGCAAACATGTCTCAACGCTGCGCGCAACCACCTGCACATGCCCGGCAATGCTGGCCGTGCGAGCGGCCAGTAGAACGAGCTTCTTCGGGTCGACGTGGCAATCCGCGGCGATTTTCTGACAAACTTCATCTCCCGGAAGCTGCGACGTTTCCAGCACGCCTACCGCAACGGGGTAGTCATCGGTCAGGCCCAGCTCCTGAATGACAGGCTCTTTGGCCGCCTTGACCCGCATCGGTCCCGAGCCCATCCCGAAGAAATTCTCGGTTTTGATCTGCCAGCCGGCGTACTGCGATGCGATACAGGCCAGTTCCGGGCGATCGGTGCAGACGTTCACGAACGTTCGCGTTCCCGGAGCATCCCCCAGCGAGAACGACACTTCCCCGAGCCCAGCCAGGCAGATTTCGGCCATCTGTCGCCCAGCTTCAAGCCCCCCTCGCCCTGCGGTGACCCCCAAATCAAGCACTTTCGCGCCGCACGCAAGCTGAACCAGCTCTGCTCCGATTTCTCGCGGGGTTTCAATAATCGGCTGTACCAGGGCATGAGCCCGCTGGTTTAATTCCAAGATTTTCTCCTTGGTTCCTATACTCGTTGCGTGATTTACTTGGGGGCAGGCAGCGGCTTTTCCAGCTCTTGCTGAAAACGGAACACTGAAAACTTCCAACTGGCGAAGCCCCTCCATCATCCCTGCCTTTCCTAAATGCTGCAATGACGCCCCCAGCCGGGTGCCGGCAGTGCTATTGACGCTTTTTGCCGCATTCTCCTATACTCAGTCGCTTGTATGTAAGCATTTTATATGAAACGCTTTAGTAGCAATCCCGCTGCGATCGCGTTTCCCGCAGGCCCCACTCTTAAAGCGTTAAATCAGCGATGAAGTCGGAACGTCGGCACGAAATTCAAGAGAATTCCCTGGCTCACTTTCTCGAAGGTATTGTGGAACAAGCCAAACCTCACGCGACGATGATCGGCGGGGTGGCCTTGGCTTTGTTGCTGGGGTTCGTGGGTTACGTCATCCTCAATACCGATAGCGGTGTGGTAAAGAACGAAGAGTGGAGCGCCGTTTATTCGACTCTCGATCAATCGTTCCGCGTCGGC
This genomic interval carries:
- the mch gene encoding methenyltetrahydromethanopterin cyclohydrolase, whose translation is MELNQRAHALVQPIIETPREIGAELVQLACGAKVLDLGVTAGRGGLEAGRQMAEICLAGLGEVSFSLGDAPGTRTFVNVCTDRPELACIASQYAGWQIKTENFFGMGSGPMRVKAAKEPVIQELGLTDDYPVAVGVLETSQLPGDEVCQKIAADCHVDPKKLVLLAARTASIAGHVQVVARSVETCLHKLHELKFDLSKIASGFGAAPLPPIAADDVVGIGRTNDAILYGGTVTLWVNETSERLSEFGEKLPSGTSSMYGQPFEKILRDAKFDFYQIDPLLFSPAEVCLVSLQDGKSTIFGQRNLEVLVKSFGQG